In Brachybacterium saurashtrense, the genomic stretch AGGGCGTTCACCGCAAGGCGGGCCTTCATCCGGTCGCTGATGGAGTAGCCGACGATGCGGCCGGAGAACACGTCCTTGATGGCGCAGAGGTAGAGCTTGCCCTCATCGGTCCAGTGCTCCGTAATATCGGTCAGCCACAGTTCGTTGACGTCATCGGCGGGGAGTCGCGCTTGACCAGGTCGTCGTGGACTGGTGGTCCGGGACGCTTCCCGTTCTTGCCGCGCTTCTTCCCGAAGGCGGACCACCACTGGTTGTCTCGGCAGATCTTCCACGCGGTCCTCTCGCACATCATCTCGCCGGCCTCGGCGGCCTCGTCGACCAGGAGCCGGTACCCGTACTCGGGGTCGTCGCGATGGGCGTCCACCAGTGCGTTGGCACGGTAGCCCTCGATCAGCTCGGCCTGGGTGACCTGCTGGTGGCGCCAGCGGTAGTAGGGCTGGCGGGAGAGCTTCAGGACCCGCAGGGACACCGCGACGGGGATCCCGTCGGCGGCGAGCTCGCTCACGAGCGGGTAGAGCTTTTTCCCGGCAGGTTCGCCTGGGAGAGGTAGGCCGCGGCGCGGCGGAGGACCTCGTTCTCCTGCTGGAGCAGCCGGATCTGCTTGCGCGCCTCGCGCAGCTCGGTCGAGTCCTCCCGGGTCTTCCCAGGCCGGTTGCCGTCGTCGATGTCGGCTTGGCGGATCCACTTGTGCAGCGTCATCTCGTGGACGCCGAAGTCCTTCGCGATCTGCGCGATGGTGATGCCGTCCTCGCGGGACCGAGCCACGCGCACGACATCGTCGCGGAACTCCTGGGGGTAGGGAGCGGGCATGGTGCACATCCTTCCAGGCCACCCTGCGGGCAAGCCAGATCAGATGTCACCTATCGGTACGGCAGTCCCGATCGTGTCCTCGACCAGGGCATCTGTGATGGTGCGGGCAGCGATGCGGGCCGGTCGCTTCCAAGACCGATAGGTCCGCGCAGCGATCCTCAAGCCCTGCTGGCGCAGGATGCGGAGGAACGGCTCGACTGCATAGCCCTCGACTCTCATCTCGTCGATGAAGGCCAGGATCAGCGGTGGCGGGGGTCGAGCTCCCCCGCGAAGAATATTGAGGCCCGGCGGAGGATCTCGTTGTCCTCGCGCAGCCGCTTGTTCTCGGCTTTCAGCCGCTTGACCTCCGCAGACTCTTCGCTCGTGATGCCGGGGCGGGTTCCGTCATCGACCTCGGCCTGCGCGAGCCAGCGCCGCACGGCTCCGCGAAACGCCTTCCTGCCGAGCGACCGCGGTGACTGCGGCGGTCAGGGTGGGGTGCTCCTGCTGGTGCTCTCGCACGAGCCGCACGCACCTCGCGCGCAGCTGGGGATCGATCTTCTTCGGCATGTTGTCCATCCTTCCGGACTCAAACAGCACCGGCATCGAACCTGGGCCGATTCATTCCGACACCGACCGCCCGCTGGACCCGGGCCGTTCAGAAGGAGTCCCCACCATGACCGAGCGCACCATCACTCTCGTCTCCCACCCCGGAAGCTGCGGCCTCGACGTCGACCACGGCACCGAGCAGTGGGGAGAGCTCACCGCCTGGCCCCGACCCCGCTCAGTCGTCCAGGAGAGCACCCTTGAGCAAATCCCACGACCCGCTCGCCGAGGCGACATCCGACTCGGTGATAAACAGATACCGCCACGTCCCGTAGTACTCCTCCGCGTTCACGTGGCGGACCCACTTCTCCGCGGTCTCCTTCTTCGCCATCACCTCCGGGTCGCTGCGCCGCACGCTACTGTCGTCCTTCCCCTCAATCAGCCACTGCACCCCGGCGGAGTCGATCGCGATGAAGTCCGGGTAATAGCGGCCCCCTTCCCACGGGATGTGGACCTCACCGGTCGACGGCAGGCGCAGCCAGTGCTCGACATCGTTCGAGGACGACTCCAGGATCGCCGCAATCTCCCACTCCGTGTTCTTCGCGTCGAACGATGCATACGGCATGATTGACCGCTTCCAACCGCCAAACAGGACACCCTTCGCGTACGAGTCGCGGCCCACGAGGAGCGCCTTCGACTCCATCACGTCGACCGGCTCCACCGGGAGCTTCACCTCTGTGATCGTGTGCGTCACGGCGGATGTGGTCTTCGACGCCTGCTCCCGGATCAGGGACTCCATCCCGAAAGCCGCCTGACGGAACCGGGTGTCGTTCCACTCGCTCGTGCTCTCGCCGGCGCCCTCGAGGAACGCGTTGACCAGTGCCACAGTCGCTCTGCGTTCCTGCTTGGTCGCCTGCACCATCGGCAAGCGCATCACCCGCGCGATCAGATCCTCCCGCACGGTGTCCAGCTTCATCGACTGCTGACGGGCCTCCGCTTCCTCGGCGTCGCGAGCCGTGATCGTGATGTCGTCGCCGTCGCGCGTCGCGTCGACCTCCTTGCGGTGCAGGGGAATCACCGCCGTGTCCGTGAACCGGCGCCCCTTCTCCCGTCCGTGCGAGAGAGGCAGGTCGGCGACAGCGAACTGCCCCGCTGTGACGATCCGGTCGCGACGCGGGAACACGATCTGCGGAGCACCGTCCCGGCGGTACGTGGCGACAGGACGTTCCGGCGCCGGCGGCCTCTCGTCCTCGTCGTTCTCGCGGAGGAGGAACCCGCCCATGTCGTTAGAACCGTCACCGCCGCTGGGCGCCGTTCCGTCGCCGCTGCTGCCCGTGCCCGAGCTCGAGCCCGAGCCCTCGGCGGACGTGTCCGTCCCCTCAGTGCCGCCGAAGTCGAACAGGTCCCCGGTCCCGCGCCCGGTCCGCCGCTGGTGCTCCCCCGCGGCGCTATTCTCCTCGTCGGACGGCGTGCTCGAACGCGCACCACCGCCATCATCCACATCGATCGCCGACGACGGCGTGACCAGACGCTGCTTCAGCACGTCCTTCTGCGCGAGCAGCTGTTCCCAGCGGTCATGCGCCACCAGATCCACCTGGTCGACATCGTCCCAGCCGGTCCGCTTCCCGTACGGCAGCCGCAGACCGCGACCGAGGATTTGCTCCGTCAGCGACTCCGACGCCAGCTTCCTCATCGCCACGATCACCGCGATGTTCTTGACGTCCCAGCCCTCACGCAGCTTGTTCACCGACACGATCGCGCGGATCGGCGAGGCCGGGGACTCCACATCGTCCAGCATCGACAGCGCCTCCTCGGAGGACTGCTCCGTCACGACCAGCACAGAGCCGCCGTCACCGATGTACCCGTCTCCGGCCAGCAGGTCCCCGATCCGGTCCGCCTCCGCCACGGTCTGCGCGACGACGAACAGGACCGGCTTCACCGACGAGATGCCCTCCGCGGCGGCGTACTCCCGGTAGGAGCGCTCTTTCCGCTCCAGCAGCGCGACCGCGTCGCCGAGCTGCACCTCGTCCGAGCTGATCCCGCCCCGCCGGTACACGATCACCGGGATCTTCACGAACCCGTCGGCGATCGCCTCACCGAGCGTGTACTCGAACGCGATCCGGGCGATGTCGGTGCGGTCCGGGGTCGCGGTCAAGCCCACCAGGGCGAGCGGTCCCAGGTCACGCACCGCGCTGGAGAACTTCTTCGCCTGCTCCCGGTACACGTGATGCTCGTCCGCGATCACCAGCAGGTCACGCACCGTCTCGAGATGCTCGTACAGCGCCTGGCCCAGCACCTCATCCGGCGTGTGGGTCCGCCTCGTCAAGGCGGCCGTCGGCGCAGTGAGCTGCTGGACGTTGAAGACGAACACCTTCAGCCGGTGCGGGTCGCGCAACTGAGCCCCCGTCTGGGCGGTGCGGAAGTTCTCCGGGGTCACCATCACAGGGGCGATCTCCGCGCCCTGCACATGCTTTGCCGAGGCTCTGTCGAAGTTCGCGATCGTCTTGCGCTGGATGGTCGAGTTCGGGGTGACGACCAGGACGTTGCGCACGCCCTGCTGGGCCGCGTACTCGACCAGCGCCGCCATCAGGTACGTCTTTCCGACGCCCGTGGCGAGGTCCGCGACGATCTCCGGATAGCCGCCCGCCGTCAGGTACTTCTTCGCCGGTGCCGCGATCTGCTGCACGACGGCGCGGAGCGCGTTCTTGTTCGGGGCCCGCAGGTCGAAGCGGGAAGCGATCTGCTCGATCAGCTGATCGTCCAGGGTCATATCGGTGCGGTTCATCGGATGACCGCTCCCTTCTGCAGCAGTCCGGCCGGTGCGACACGGAGGGTGGATCCGGGGGCGAGCTCGCGCAGCAGCGCGGCGGAGTCCTCGAGCGCGGCCTTCGCCACCACCGTCACGGTCTCCCCCGGTGCGAGACGGGCGTGGAGGTCGCGGACGACGGCCTCGTCGGCGACCCCGTCGATCACCGCGAGACGTTCACGTCCCTTCACCCCCGCGAACACAGGATGGTCGGCGGTGCGGCGGTAGCCGAGCTGGGCGGCGACCGCCGCGGACCAGGCGCCGTTGGTCGCCGCCTGTGACAGGTACACCTCGGTGCGGCCCTCGGGCCCGTCCTCGACGTCGTACATCGAAGGGCCGAGCCGCGCGATCGTGAACCCGCCGCCGCCCGACCAGCGGACGGTCGTCTCGTTGCGGGTCTTCGTCGCCGCGCGGAGCGGCGCGAGAGCCTTCGCGTACACGTCAATGCTCGTCTCGGAGGTCTTGGCGAGCTTGGCGGCGAGTCGGGCGAGGGCCGCGAGTTCCTCATCGCTGAGCTCGCTGCCGCCGGCCTTCTTGGCCGCGCGGGCGAGACGAGCGGTCTCGGAGGCGACATCGATCTCGAGCTCGACGTCGGCCGCCGCCTTCGTAAGCGCCGAGTTGAATGTCTGCGCCTGCAAGGCGGTCATCCCGTCCGGGAGCTCGACGCCTTCGGCGGGGACGCGGTCTGTGCGGGTCGAGATGCCGCCCTGGTCGCTACCATCGATCACCTTCGTCAGGCGCGGCACGATGAACGTCTCGACGGTCTCCTCGAGCAACTCGACCGTCACCCAGCGGCGCCCCATCTTCTGCGCGACCGCGGCCGTCGTGCCGGACCCGGCGAAGCAGTCCAGCACCAGGTCACCCGGGTTCGAGCCGATGTGGAGAATCCGCTCAAGTAGCCGCTCCGGTTTCGGAGTGTCGAACGGCGCGATGTCCGGGAACAGGTCGCCAACCTCGGACTTGCCGGCGATGTTCGCACCGACTTCCGAGGCGAACCACATGGTCGCAGCCGACTTCTTCTGCGTGTTGGGATAGGCCTTGGCCTGGATACCGCTCTTCCCCTGCCCCTTGCGGGTCAGGTAGATGATGGGCCAGTTCCCCGCGTCATATCGTTCCTGGGCCATCTTCGCGGCCTCCTCGAGCGGGACGGCAAGCATGATTGCCTTCACGCCCTGCCGCACTTCGGACGCGGAGATCCCGCAGATACGAGCCCGCTCTTCGGCGTCGTCGATGTCTCTGAGCTCGTACGGAGCGTATTCGGACATTTGCTCGAGCAACCAGGACTGCTCGTGCCCCCAGCTGCGCCCCTGCTTCGTGTACATGAGTCGGCCGGTGATCGGATGCTGGATCGCGTAGACCATGCCCTGGTGAGTCACGGCGCCGGGCGAGTCGATCGGGTGATCACGCCACGGCATAGGGTCGCCGTCAGGTGACTTGTAACGGCGGTCCGTCACCGAACTCTCGTCGAGCCGCTTGGGAAGCCAACCGCTGCCGATTCGGTAGACGAGGATGTAGTCGTGAGCTGCCGACAGCCTCTCGCGAACGTTGTTGCGTGGGGTGACAGCTTTCTGCCACGCGACCTCGGAGACGAAGTTCTCCGCGCCGAACTCCTCGTCCAGCAGGGCCCGCATCCGGTGAACCTCTTCGTCATCGAGATGCACCCAGATGGACGCGTCCGGCGCCATGAGCGGCTTGATGTCACGGATCCGGTCGCGCATGAACGTCAGCCAGACAGAGTGCTCCATCTGGTCGCTGTACCGGGAGAACACCTTCCCGGTGTTGAAGGGCGGGTCGATGTAGACCAGCTTCACCTGCCCCTCGTACCGGTTCCGGTACTCAGGGA encodes the following:
- a CDS encoding DEAD/DEAH box helicase yields the protein MNRTDMTLDDQLIEQIASRFDLRAPNKNALRAVVQQIAAPAKKYLTAGGYPEIVADLATGVGKTYLMAALVEYAAQQGVRNVLVVTPNSTIQRKTIANFDRASAKHVQGAEIAPVMVTPENFRTAQTGAQLRDPHRLKVFVFNVQQLTAPTAALTRRTHTPDEVLGQALYEHLETVRDLLVIADEHHVYREQAKKFSSAVRDLGPLALVGLTATPDRTDIARIAFEYTLGEAIADGFVKIPVIVYRRGGISSDEVQLGDAVALLERKERSYREYAAAEGISSVKPVLFVVAQTVAEADRIGDLLAGDGYIGDGGSVLVVTEQSSEEALSMLDDVESPASPIRAIVSVNKLREGWDVKNIAVIVAMRKLASESLTEQILGRGLRLPYGKRTGWDDVDQVDLVAHDRWEQLLAQKDVLKQRLVTPSSAIDVDDGGGARSSTPSDEENSAAGEHQRRTGRGTGDLFDFGGTEGTDTSAEGSGSSSGTGSSGDGTAPSGGDGSNDMGGFLLRENDEDERPPAPERPVATYRRDGAPQIVFPRRDRIVTAGQFAVADLPLSHGREKGRRFTDTAVIPLHRKEVDATRDGDDITITARDAEEAEARQQSMKLDTVREDLIARVMRLPMVQATKQERRATVALVNAFLEGAGESTSEWNDTRFRQAAFGMESLIREQASKTTSAVTHTITEVKLPVEPVDVMESKALLVGRDSYAKGVLFGGWKRSIMPYASFDAKNTEWEIAAILESSSNDVEHWLRLPSTGEVHIPWEGGRYYPDFIAIDSAGVQWLIEGKDDSSVRRSDPEVMAKKETAEKWVRHVNAEEYYGTWRYLFITESDVASASGSWDLLKGALLDD
- a CDS encoding transposase; the protein is MPAPYPQEFRDDVVRVARSREDGITIAQIAKDFGVHEMTLHKWIRQADIDDGNRPGKTREDSTELREARKQIRLLQQENEVLRRAAAYLSQANLPGKSSTRS
- a CDS encoding site-specific DNA-methyltransferase, with translation MPKKPHGRLELTWMGKDLALIPHEDGKYDYAWVDPSDPRVTEVRTLEETATVGQAASLLDGDGHMTAAGSDDNLLIVGDSGDALRSLGTIPEYRNRYEGQVKLVYIDPPFNTGKVFSRYSDQMEHSVWLTFMRDRIRDIKPLMAPDASIWVHLDDEEVHRMRALLDEEFGAENFVSEVAWQKAVTPRNNVRERLSAAHDYILVYRIGSGWLPKRLDESSVTDRRYKSPDGDPMPWRDHPIDSPGAVTHQGMVYAIQHPITGRLMYTKQGRSWGHEQSWLLEQMSEYAPYELRDIDDAEERARICGISASEVRQGVKAIMLAVPLEEAAKMAQERYDAGNWPIIYLTRKGQGKSGIQAKAYPNTQKKSAATMWFASEVGANIAGKSEVGDLFPDIAPFDTPKPERLLERILHIGSNPGDLVLDCFAGSGTTAAVAQKMGRRWVTVELLEETVETFIVPRLTKVIDGSDQGGISTRTDRVPAEGVELPDGMTALQAQTFNSALTKAAADVELEIDVASETARLARAAKKAGGSELSDEELAALARLAAKLAKTSETSIDVYAKALAPLRAATKTRNETTVRWSGGGGFTIARLGPSMYDVEDGPEGRTEVYLSQAATNGAWSAAVAAQLGYRRTADHPVFAGVKGRERLAVIDGVADEAVVRDLHARLAPGETVTVVAKAALEDSAALLRELAPGSTLRVAPAGLLQKGAVIR